The following are from one region of the Microtus pennsylvanicus isolate mMicPen1 chromosome 15, mMicPen1.hap1, whole genome shotgun sequence genome:
- the LOC142835675 gene encoding olfactory receptor 11G2-like, producing MKTLSRASNSSTISGFILLGFPCPREGQILLFVLFFVVYLLTLMGNASIICAVRWDQKLHTPMYLLLANFSFLEIWYVTSTVPNMLANFLSDTKVISFSGCFLQFYFFFSLGSTECFFLAVMAFDRYLAICRPLHYPALMTGRLCNILVISCWVLGFLWFPVPIIIISQMSFCGSRIIDHFLCDPGPLLALTCSRAPLMEFFWAILSSLLLFVPFLCIMGSYILVLRAVFRFPSRDGRRKALSTCGPHVTVVSLFYGSVMVMYLSPTSEHEAGMQKLVTLFYSVVTPLINPVIYSLRNKDMKHSLQKFLKT from the coding sequence ATGAAAACCCTCAGCAGAGCAAGTAACTCCAGCACCATCTCTGGCTTCATCCTCCTGGGTTTCCCCTGCCCAAGAGAAGGGCAGATCCTCCTCTTTGTGCTATTCTTTGTTGTCTACCTCCTCACACTCATGGGCAATGCTTCCATCATCTGTGCTGTGCGCTGGGATCAGAAACTCCACACCCCCATGTACCTCCTGCTGGCCAACTTCTCCTTCCTGGAGATCTGGTATGTCACCTCCACGGTCCCCAACATGCTGGCCAACTTCCTCTCTGACACCAAGGTCATCTCCTTCTCTGGGTGCTTCCTGcagttctatttcttcttctccttgggTTCTACAGAATGCTTTTTCCTGGCAGTTATGGCCTTTGATCGCTACCTTGCCATCTGCAGGCCTCTACACTATCCTGCTCTTATGACTGGGCGCCTCTGTAACATCCTGGTGATCAGTTGCTGGGTGCTTGGTTTCCTCTGGTTCCCCGttcccatcatcatcatctcccaGATGTCCTTCTGTGGGTCCAGGATTATAGACCACTTCCTATGTGACCCTGGTCCTCTGTTAGCCCTTACCTGTTCCAGAGCCCCACTGATGGAATTTTTCTGGGCAATACTAAGTTCTCTGCTcctctttgttccttttctctgcaTCATGGGATCTTATATATTGGTCTTGCGAGCTGTGTTCAGATTTCCttcaagagatggaagaagaaaggctttgTCCACTTGTGGACCCCATGTGACAGTAGTTTCACTCTTTTATGGCTCAGTGATGGTCATGTATCTGAGCCCAACATCTGAGCATGAAGCTGGAATGCAGAAACTTGTGACTCTGTTTTATTCCGTGGTTACTCCACTCATTAATCCTGTGATCTACAGTCTGAGAAACAAAGATATGAAACATTCCTTACAGAagtttttgaaaacataa